One stretch of Skermanella mucosa DNA includes these proteins:
- a CDS encoding GspH/FimT family pseudopilin — MSRSEATHGPIANGFTLLEMLVVLAIMALVAALALPDLGRLAPSLRQRAAAGELAAALRDARGQAIRSNDETVLTLDIGSGTYALSYRPDTRQLGAFDFFMRTAIQETEGDRVGSIRFFPDGSSTGGRISLSSGRSSHTVTVDWLTGHVRIVE; from the coding sequence ATGTCGCGTTCTGAGGCAACGCACGGCCCGATCGCGAACGGCTTCACCCTGCTCGAGATGCTCGTCGTCCTCGCCATCATGGCCCTCGTCGCGGCCCTGGCCCTGCCCGATCTCGGAAGGCTGGCACCGTCCCTGCGGCAGCGCGCCGCCGCAGGCGAGTTGGCCGCGGCGCTGCGCGATGCGCGCGGGCAGGCCATCCGGTCCAACGACGAAACGGTGCTGACCCTTGACATCGGGTCCGGGACCTACGCTCTCTCATACCGGCCGGACACTCGGCAGCTCGGCGCCTTCGATTTCTTCATGCGGACAGCCATCCAGGAAACCGAGGGCGACCGCGTCGGAAGCATCCGCTTCTTTCCCGACGGCAGCTCGACCGGAGGTCGGATAAGCCTGTCCTCCGGCCGTTCGAGCCATACCGTCACCGTCGACTGGCTGACCGGCCATGTTCGGATCGTCGAGTAG